A DNA window from Onychomys torridus unplaced genomic scaffold, mOncTor1.1, whole genome shotgun sequence contains the following coding sequences:
- the LOC118575414 gene encoding vomeronasal type-2 receptor 116-like, whose amino-acid sequence MTKFNRDIMIEFKLRNYQCILAMMFSIEEINSNPYLLPNTSLGFEVHNVPNGQRGTLATLFGSLSGTGYGIPNYRCARESMSAAVLTGPSWAISEYIGTLLDLYKFPQLSFGPFDTTLSEQGRFSSLYQVAPKDTSLTLGIVLLMLHFHWKWVGLFIIDDHKGAQILSDLRTELERNGVCVAFVEMILATRGSFLTTSWKNQVKILDSSANVIIIYGDTDSLLSLIVSIKLKLVTWKVWVLNSHWDYSRFDNYFLLDALHGTLIFSRHKEEIINFTDFVQTANPSKYPQDIYLHVLWHSFFNCSFMRKNCKIVDNCLPNASLGFLPGNIFDMAMSEESYNVYNAIYSVAYSLHEMTLNQVQFHTFGKGKEMVFFPWQLHPFLKNTQLINHAGVQVVLDGKRKSHAEYDILNFWNFPKGLGINAKVGIFSPNAPEGQKFSLSSHMIQWATGLTEIPQSVCSESCHPGFRKTHREGEAACCFDCKQCPENEISNETDVDQCVKCPETHYADNEKSHCQHKTVTFLAYDDPLGKIFSVMSLGFSSLTAVVLGVFLKHRHTPIVKANNRHLSYILLITLTLCFLCPLLYIGHPSTVTCILQQNTFGLLFTVALSTVMAKTLTVLIAFKITAPGRMRRWLLIARAPNFIIPICTMLQVVLSGIWLATSPPFIDKDAHSQHGHIIILCNKGSAIAFYCILGYLGTLAIGSYIMAFLSRNLPDTFNEAKFLAFSMLVFCSVWVSFLPVYHSTKGKVMVAMEVLSILASTTSLLGIIFGPKCYIILLRPERNSLHHIRDTTYARSKKP is encoded by the exons GTTCAAGTTGAGAAACTACCAATGTATTTTGGCCATGATGTTTTCCATTGAGGAGATCAACAGCAATCCCTATCTTTTACCTAATACATCCCTGGGATTTGAGGTCCATAACGTCCCAAATGGTCAAAGGGGCACTCTGGCAACACTTTTTGGCTCACTTTCAGGCACTGGCTATGGCATCCCTAACTACAGATGTGCAAGAGAGAGCATGTCAGCTGCTGTACTTACAGGACCATCATGGGCAATATCAGAATACATCGGAACACTGCTGGATCTTTACAAATTCCCACAG CTTAGTTTTGGGCCTTTTGATACCACCCTCAGTGAACAAGGACGGTTTTCTTCCCTCTACCAGGTGGCCCCCAAGGACACATCTCTgacacttggcattgtattgttgATGCTTCATTTCCACTGGAAATGGGTGGGGCTGTTCATCATAGATGATCACAAAGGTGCCCAGATTCTGTCAGATTTGAGAACTGAGCTGGAAAGAAATGGAGTCTGTGTAGCATTTGTGGAAATGATCCTAGCCACCAGGGGTTCATTTCTGACCACATCCTGGAAAAATCAGGTGAAAATCCTGGATTCATCAGCAAATGTGATTATTATTTATGGGGACACTGATTCTCTATTAAGCTTAATAGTAAGTATAAAGCTGAAGTTAGTCACATGGAAAGTCTGGGTCCTGAACTCACACTGGGATTATTCCAGATTTGATAACTATTTCCTGTTAGATGCATTGCATGGGACCCTTATTTTTTCACGTCATAAGGAGGAGATTATTAATTTTACAGATTTTGTTCAGACAGCCAATCCTTCCAAATATCCACAAGACATTTATCTTCATGTATTGTGGCACTCATTCTTCAATTGCTCATTTATGAGGAAAAACTGTAAAATTGTGGATAACTGTCTGCCTAATGCCTCCTTGGGATTCTTGCCAGGGAACATATTTGACATGGCCATGAGTGAAGAGAGTTACAATGTGTACAATGCTATCTATTCTGTGGCCTATAGTCTACATGAGATGACTCTCAATCAAGTACAATTTCACacttttggaaaaggaaaagagatggtATTCTTCCCATGGCAG CTTCACCCTTTTCTAAAGAACACACAACTCATCAATCATGCTGGAGTCCAGGTTGTTCTGGATGGGAAGAGGAAATCACATGCAGAATATGACATTCTCAATTTTTGGAATTTCCCAAAAGGTCTTGGGATAAATGCAAAAGTaggaatattttctccaaatgctCCAGAAGGCCAGAAATTCTCCTTATCTTCTCACATGATACAGTGGGCCACAGGATTAACAGAA ATTCCTCAGTCTGTATGCAGTGAGAGCTGTCATCCTGGATTCAGGAAAACCCACCGAGAGGGTGAGGCTGCCTGTTGCTTTGACTGCAAGCAATGCCCAGAGaatgagatttccaatgagacag ATGTAGACCAGTGTGTAAAGTGTccagaaactcactatgcagacaaTGAGAAGAGCCACTGTCAACATAAGACTGTGACATTTCTGGCCTATGATGACCCCTTGGGGAAGATATTCAGCGTCATGTCCTTGGGTTTCTCCTCACTCACAGCTGTTGTTCTTGGGGTGTTTCTGAAGCACAGACACACTCCCATTGTCAAGGCCAATAACCGGCATCTCAGTTACATCCTGCTCATCACTCTGaccctctgttttctctgtcccttgctttATATTGGCCATCCTAGCACAGTTACCTGTATTCTACAGCAGAACACATTTGGACTTCTGTTCACTGTGGCTCTTTCCACTGTGATGGCCAAAACTCTCACTGTACTTATAGCCTTCAAGATCACTGCTCCAGGGAGAATGAGGAGGTGGCTGCTGATAGCAAGGGCCCCTAATTTCATCATTCCCATCTGTACCATGCTGCAAGTTGTTCTCTCTGGAATCTGGCTGGCAACCTCTCCTCCATTTATTGACAAAGATGCTCATTCACAACATGGTCACATCATCATCCTTTGCAACAAAGGTTCAGCTATTGCCTTCTACTGCATCCTGGGATACCTGGGAACACTGGCTATAGGTAGCTACATTATGGCATTTTTGTCCAGGAATCTtcctgacacattcaatgaagccaagttcctggctttcagcatgctggtgttctgcagtgtctgggtcagcttcctccctgtctaccaTAGCACCAAGGGGAAAGTCATGGTGGCTATGGAAGTCCTCTCCATCTTGGCATCTACTACATCACTCTTAGGCATCATTTTTGGCCCCAAGTGCTACATCATACTATTAAGACCAGAAAGGAACTCTCTTCATCACATTAGGGACACAACATACGCTAGAAGTAAGAAACCTTAA